The DNA segment GGGACGGCGAGCAGCTCGATCCCGACGCCGATCGTGGTGCCGACCACCAGCACGTTCAGCACCGTGCCGAGGCCGGGCCGCTGCCGCAGCGGGATCCACAGCAGCAGGACGAGCAGTCCGATCACGTTGGTGAGCAGTCCGATCCCCAGTCCGGTCTGGCGGGCGGCGCCGAGGGCGAAGACGGTCCACGGGTCCACGCCGATCGACGCGCGGATCATCATCGCGTCGGCGAAGCCGTAGAGCACGAGCCCGACCAGCAGCCGCGGCACGGGTCGCAGCCGCCACTGGCTCACCGGGGGAGCGGGGACGGCGAGGGGCGCGGTGATCGTCATGCCGAGAATCCCATCGCAGGAGTGGCCTTCTTCGCGCGGTCCAATCCGGCTATCTTGGACGCATGGCTGATGTCCACTTCGGCGTGCGCGCCCTGCAGACCCTCCTCGGCGACTGGCGCGAGCAGCGCGGCACCCGCCCGCGTACCTCGCCCTCGCCGACCGCATCCGCCTGCTCAGCATCGACGGCCGCATCCCGACGGACAGCCGGCTCCCCGCCGAGCGCGAGCTGTCGGCGCGGCTCGGCGTGAGCCGCACCACCGTGGCCGCTGCCTACCGCGAGCTGCGCGACAGCGGCTACCTCGTCAGCGTCCGCGGCTCCGGCAGCGCGACCCGCCTGCCCGGCGCCGCGGTGCACGCCGTGCCGACCCTCGCGCCCGACTTCGTCGACTTCACCAAGGCGGCGCTGCCCGCCGTGCCCGAGCTCGCCGAGGCCTACGCCCGCGCCGCGCGCCTCGCGCCGGAGTACTTCGAGGACGGCTCCTACGACACCGTCGGCCTGCCGCTGCTGCGCCGCGCGATCGCCGAGCGCTACACCCGCCGCGGCCTGCGCACCGAGCCCGGCCAGATCATGGTGACGATCGGCGCGCAGCACGCGATCGCGCTCGTCGCGCGCACCCTGCTCGCCCGCGGCGACCGCGCCCTGATCGAGGCGCCGACCTACCCGCACGCCTACGAGGCGCTCCGGCTCGCCGGCGCCCGGCTGGTGCCGGTCAACGTGGACGGCGCCGACGGCTGGGACGGCGAGGGCCTGATCGCGGCGATCCGCGGCACCAGCCCGACGCTCGCCTACCTGATGCCCGACTTCCACAACCCGACCGGCCGCTCGATGGCCGTCGACCTGCGCGAGCGGGCCATCGCCGCCGCGGCCCGCCAGGGCACGCTGATCATCGCCGACGAGACCACCGCCGAGCTCGACATCGACCGGCGGATGTCGCCGCTGCCCTTCGCCTCCTACGGGCCCGAGGGCACGGTGATCTCGATCGGCTCGGTCGGCAAGACGCTCTGGGGCGGCATCCGGATCGGCTGGATCCGCGCCGAGCGGAGCGTCGTCCGCAAGCTCGTCGCCGCGCGCTCGGCCGGCGACCTCGGCAGCCCGATCGTCGAGCAGCTCCTGGTCGCCGACATGCTCGGCCGGATGGACGGCGTGCTGGAGCTGCGCCGCGAGCAGCTGCGCGCCGGCCGCGACCACCTCGAGGCGGCGCTCGCCCGCGCGATCCCGGAGTGGAGTGTGCCGCGGGTCTCCGGCGGCCTCTCCACCTGGGTCGGCCTCGGCCGCCCGGCCAGCTCGCAGCTCGCTCTCGCCGCCCGCACCTCGGGTCTGCTGATCACGGCCGGCCCGCGCTTCGGGATCGACGGCGCCTTCGAGCGCTTCCTGCGCATCCCGATCGGCTACTCGCCGGAGATCACCGACCGGGCCGTGGACGCGCTCGCCGTCGCCTGGAGCCAGGTCGCGCGCCACCCGGCGGCCGACACCGGCTACCTCGCCGACGTCGTCTGATCCTCCAGGTCCTCCCGGAGGGGGACGAATACTCAGCCAGCTGATGGAAGACTCACGGCGTGCATCTCCTCGCGGTCCTCAGCATGAAGAACCGGGCGCTCATCGCGCTCGTCACCGTCGTCATCGCCGTCTTCGGCGGCGTCGCCCTCACCGGGCTGAAGCAGGAGCTCGCGCCGTCGATCTCCTTCCCGCAGCTGGCGGTGATCTCGAGCTACCCGGGCGCCGCTCCGGAGGTGGTCAACGACGACGTCTCGACGCCGATCGAGACCGCCATCCAGGGCGTTCCCGGGCTCGAGACGACCAGCGCGACCTCGTCCACGAACTCGTCGCTGATCTCCGCCTCCTTCGCCTACGGCACCGACCTGGCGACCGCCGAGCAGAAGATCCTGCAGGCGATCAACCGGATCAAGAGCACGCTCCCGGACGGCGTCGACCCGCAGGTGGTGACCGGCTCGTTCGACGACCTGCCGGTGCTGCAGCTCGCCGTCTCGAGCGACGGTGACGCGAAGGCGCTCGCCGACCGCCTGCGCACGAGCGTCATCCCGGACCTGGAGAAGGTGGACGGCGTCCGCGAGGTCGCCCTGGTCGGCGAGAGCGCGCAGCGCGTCACGATCACCCCGGACGACGCAGCGCTCAACGCCGCCGGCCTCTCGACCGCCGACATCCGCACCGCGCTGCAGCAGAACGGCGTGCTGGTCGCCGGCGGCGAGATCACCCAGGACGGCAGCACCTTCTCGGTGCAGTCCGGCGTCAAGCTCGACTCGACCGACGCGATCGCGGCGCTGCCGCTGATCCGGTCCGCCGGAGCCTCTGCGGCCGCCGGCATCCAGGTCGGCGGTGCCCTCGCGCCCACGCCCGCCCCCACCCTCGGCTCCGTCGCCACCGTGGCCGTCACCGACGCCCCGATCACCTCGATCTCGCGGGTGAACGGCCAGCCGGCGCTGACCCTCTCGATCACCAAGCTCCCCGCGGCGAACACGGTCGAGGTCTCCACCGGCGTCACGGCGCTGCTGCCGGATCTCGAGGCGTCGCTCGGCGAGAACGCGACCTTCACCTCGGTCTTCGACCAGGCCCCCTACATCCAGGACTCGATCGAGTCGCTCGCGCAGGAGGGGGCGCTCGGCCTCGTCTTCGCGGTGCTCGTGATCCTGCTGTTCCTGCTCTCGGTGCGCTCGACGCTGGTCACGGCGATCTCGATCCCGACCTCGGTGCTGATCACCTTCATCGGCCTGCAGACCGCGGGTTACACGCTGAACATCCTCACCCTGGGCGCGCTGACGATCGCGATCGGCCGGGTGGTCGACGACTCCATCGTCGTGATCGAGAACATCAAGCGGCACCTCGACGCGGGGGAGGAGCGCGCGGCGACCATCGCGGTCGCGGTGCGCGAGGTCGCGGGCGCGATCACCGCCTCGACGATCACCACCGTCGCGGTGTTCCTGCCGATCTCGTTCGTCGGCGGCACGACCGGCGAGCTGTTCCGGCCGTTCGCGCTGACGGTGTCGATCGCGCTGCTCGCCTCGCTGCTCGTCGCGCTGACGATCGTGCCGGTGCTGGCGTACTGGTTCCTCCGGCCCTCCAAGCGCCCCGGTGTCCGCGAGGCGGCGCAGGCGGCGCTCGCCGAGGAGCGCGGCGCAGCCGGCGAGACCGTGGTCCCGGCTCCCGAGGCCGAGCCCGAGCACGCCCGCCACAGCGCCCGCGCCACTCCCCGCCGCGCGGCCGGCCTGCAGCGGGTCTACGGCCCCGTGATCGCCTGGACCCTCCAGCACTCGGTCGCGACCGTCCTGCTCGCGCTGCTCGTGCTCGTCGGCACCGGCGCGCTCTACCCGCTGATGAAGACCAACTTCCTCGGTGCGAGCGGGCAGAACACCTTCACCGTCACCCAGACCGTGCCCGACGGGCAGAGCCTGGACGCGCAGGACGCGACCGCGCAGCAGGCCAGTGCGGCGATCCTCGAGGTCGGCGGCGTGCAGACCGTGCAGCTCTCGATCGGCTCGGCGGGCGGCGGGCTGCAGAGCGCGTTCGGCGGCGGAGGCGGCGGCACCTCGATCCGCTACTCCGTCACCACCGACGAGTCGGCCGACCAGGAGACCGTGCAGGCCGACGTCCGCACGGCGCTCGGCTCGGTCGCCTCGGCCGACGACATCAGCGTCGCCGCGTCCTCCGGCTTCGGCGCCTCCTCGAACATCGAGGTCGACCTCTCCACCGCCTCGCAGAGCGACCTGCAGAGCGCGAACGACGCGCTGCTCACGGCGCTGCGCGGCACCGACGGCATCAGCCAGGCCGAGAGCAACCTCTCCTCCTCGCTGCCCTACATCGCCGTGCGGGTCGACCGCGCGGCGGCCGCCGACGCCGGGCTCACCGAGGTCGCGGTCGGCACGCTCGTCAGCCAGGCGCTGCAGCCGACGCAGACGGGCAGTGTCGTGATCGACGACCGCACCCTCTCCGTCTACCTCGCCGACGCGCAGCCGCCGGCCACCCTCGACGAGCTGTCGGCCCTCGAGATCCCGACGCGCACCGGGACGGTGCCGCTCTCCTCGCTCGCCGTCGTCGAGCGGACCGACGGGCCCGCGAGCATCACCACCGAGCGCGGGCAGCGCACCGCCACGATCACTGTGACCCCGGAGGGCGACGACCTCGCCTCGGCGAACGTCGCGGTGCAGAGCGCGATCGACGACACCGAGCTGCCGGCCGGCGTCTCCGCCTCGCTCGGCGGCGTCACGGCCGATCAGAGCGACGCGTTCTCGCAGCTCGGGATCGCGCTGCTGGTGGCGATCCTGATCGTCTACGTCGTGATGGTCGCCACGTTCCGCTCGCTCCTGCAGCCGCTGCTGCTGCTGGTGTCGGTGCCGTTCGCGGCGACCGGCGCGATCCTGCTGCAGGTGCTCACCGGCGTGCCGCTCGGCGTGCCCTCGCTGATCGGCGTGCTGATGCTGATCGGCATCGTGGTCACCAACGCGATCGTGCTGATCGACCTGGTGAACCAGTACCGCGAGCGGGGGATGCCCGTGCGCGAGGCGCTGCTGCACGGCACCGAGCGGCGGCTGCGCCCGATCCTGATGACGGCGCTCGCGACGATCTTCGCGCTGCTGCCGATGGCGCTCGGCATCACCGGCCACGGCGGCTTCATCTCGCAGCCGCTGGCGATCGTCGTGATCGGCGGCCTGGTGTCCTCGACCGTGCTCACCCTGGTCGTGCTGCCGGTCGTCTACAACCTGGTCGAGGGGTATCGTGAGCGGCGGCGTGCCGCCCGCGCCGGAGAGGCGTCGGCATGAGCGACACAGGATTCAGCACCCCGGCAGTGGAGACCACGGCAGCGGAGGTCGTCGCCGCGGCCCCCGAGACGATCGGCTCCCGCTGGACGAGCGGCCCCGACCGCGCCGCCCGCGCGATCGCCGAGGTCGGCCCCGAGCGCTTCGTCGCCGCGGACTACCGCCCGGGCACCATCCGGCACATCGTCCTGTTCCGCTTCAGGCCGACGGCGCTCGTCGCCGAGGTGGACGGCGTGATCGCGTCCTTCCTCGCGCTCGGCGAGGAGTGCCTCCGCGACGGCCGCCCGTACATCGTCTCGATCGAGAACGGCCCGCAGCTCAGCACCGAGGGCGCGGGCGAGGGCTTCGACCGCGCGTTCCTGCTGACCTTCGCGTCCGAGGGCGACCTGAACTACTACATCGGCCGCCCGGCGGTCGACGGCCCCGGCCTGTTCGATCCGGCGCACGACGCCTTCAAGGGCCTCGTCGGGCCGCTGCTCGACACGGCCGGGGTGGTCGCCTTCGACTTCCGTCCCGAGCCGTTCGACGCCGGCGCGCTCGCCGGCTAGGGCTCGGGAGCCGGACGACGTGGCGACCCCCGACTTCATCCTCCGCCTGCGCGAGCGGGTGGGCACCGAGCTGCTCTGGCTGACCGGTGTCACGGCGGTGATCGTCCGCGAGGAGCCGGTCCGCCAGGTCCTCCTGGTCCGCCGCGCGGACACCGGCGCCTGGACCGCGGTCACCGGCGTGATCGACCCGGGCGAGACGGTCACCGGCACTGCCCGCCGCGAGGCGCTGGAGGAGGCGGGCGTCGAGATCGAGGTCGAGCGCGTCGTCTGGCTGCACACCCTGCCGCCGATGGAGTACCCGAACGGCGACCGGGCGCAGTACCTCGACCACGTGCTGCGCGCCCGCTACCTCTCGGGCGAGGCGCACGTCGCCGACGACGAGTCGAGCGAGGTCGGCTGGTTCGCGCCGGACGCGCTGCCGCCGATGAGCGCCGATCACCGCGAGCGGATCAGCCGCGCGCTGTCCGACGAGACGGCCTGCGCCTTCGACTGAGCGCCGGCGCCTTCGACTGAGGGCCAGCGCCTTCTCAGACCTGCTCCGAGACGAGCACGGCGCTCGTCCCCGGCTCGAGGGCGTCGAAGACGTGCGGCTCGTCGCCCGGGTAGGACAGGCAGTCGCCGGGCGCGAGCTCGACCGGGGCGTCGGCCGGACCGGCCAGGGCGCGTCCGGTGGACAGGATCAGGTGCTCGACGGTGCCGCGGGCGTGCGGCTCCGAGTTCCGTGCGGCTCCGGGCTCGGCGGTGAGGCGGTAGACGTCGCGGCGGGCTCCCGGCGGGCAGACGCTGAGCAGGGTGGCGGCGTAGTCGGCGGTCGCCGAGGCGATGCGCGGCCCCTCCCCGGCGCGGATCAGCTGGACGGACCGCCGCGGCGGCTCGACCAGATGCGAGAACGGCACCCCGAGCGCGCCGCCGAGCGCCCAGAGCGTCTCGAGGCTCGGGTTGCCCTCGCCGGCCTCGAGCTGCGAGAGCGTCGACTTCGCGATCCCGGCGCGGCGGGCGATCTCGGAGATGCTCAGGCCGAGGCGCCCGCGCTCGCGGCGCAGGGCGGAGGCGACCAGGTCGCGGGGTGAGACGGCGTCGGTCATCGCACCGAGCGCGCGAAGCAGACGCCCGAGTCGTCGCCCACGTGTGCGCCGAAGCCGTCGATCTCGGTGAAGCCGAGCGCGCGGGCGGCGGCGAGGGCCGCCTCCGCCTCGACCGGCACGCGGAAGCGGAGCGTGCGGATGCGCTGCACGCTCGCGTAGGAGAGCGCGGCGGCGACGAGCCGGCGGGCGACTCCGCTCCGCCGCGACTCCGGGGCCACTTCGAGGGCGAGCAGCTCGGCGAAGTCGTCGGGCCCGGGCGTCAGCGCCAGCACGCCGATCGGCTGCTGCGTCGCGCCGTCGCGGGCGACGAGGAGCCGGGCGTGCGGTGGAAGGTCGGCGGTGAGCAGCGAGGCGAGCGCTGCCGGCTCCGGCCGCTCCAGCCGGACGACGACCCCGGTGGTCACGACGCGGGCGCCGCGGCCGGCTCGGTCTGCGTGGCGGGCTCGAGCGAGAGCGTCTGCTCGGCCGGCGCGTCGAGCTGCTCGTGCAGGAAGTCGACGACGGTGCGGCGGAGCGAGTCGTCGAGCATCGCGATCGAGTGCCGGGTGCCGGGCACGAGGACGAAGTCGACGCTCGCGCCGGCCGCGTCCAGCGCCTCGGCGAAGTCCTGCGACTGGCTGAGCGCCACGCGCTCGCCGGCCGAGTGGGCGATGAGGAAGGGCGGCTCGGTGCCGTCGACGTGAGCGATCGGCGAGGCCTGCTCGGCGACGGCGCAGTCCTCGAGGTCGGCGCAGTCGAGGTAGCCGCGGACCGCCGCGCCGACTCCGACGATCGGGTCGTCGTCCGCCAGGCCCGCCGCCGTGAGATCCGCGGGGCCGCTGAGGTCGACGACCGCGGCGAGGCGCGAGGTGCCGGCGTCGTCGGCCGTCAGCGCGTCGTCGGTGCCGAGCAGCGAGACGAGGTTGCCGCCGGCCGAGCCGCCGAACGCGGCGACCCGGGACGGATCGATGCCGAAGCGCTCGGTCTGCGCGGGCTCGAGGATCCAGTCGAGGGCGGCCGAGACGTCCTCGATCTGCGCGGGGAAGACGTCGGCCGGGGCGAGGCGGTAGTTCACCGAG comes from the Rathayibacter festucae DSM 15932 genome and includes:
- a CDS encoding GNAT family N-acetyltransferase yields the protein MTTGVVVRLERPEPAALASLLTADLPPHARLLVARDGATQQPIGVLALTPGPDDFAELLALEVAPESRRSGVARRLVAAALSYASVQRIRTLRFRVPVEAEAALAAARALGFTEIDGFGAHVGDDSGVCFARSVR
- a CDS encoding helix-turn-helix domain-containing protein, with amino-acid sequence MTDAVSPRDLVASALRRERGRLGLSISEIARRAGIAKSTLSQLEAGEGNPSLETLWALGGALGVPFSHLVEPPRRSVQLIRAGEGPRIASATADYAATLLSVCPPGARRDVYRLTAEPGAARNSEPHARGTVEHLILSTGRALAGPADAPVELAPGDCLSYPGDEPHVFDALEPGTSAVLVSEQV
- a CDS encoding alpha/beta hydrolase, which produces MREPSRPTRPIALSSAILTLLAVGLAGCSSAPVSQPVAQAAGVAAVTAYDDVPVTADLVYDQATGQALDVCSPVDAAAGAALPAVLVVHGGSWTRGDKSDPNWRPLCQWLASEGFVAVSVNYRLAPADVFPAQIEDVSAALDWILEPAQTERFGIDPSRVAAFGGSAGGNLVSLLGTDDALTADDAGTSRLAAVVDLSGPADLTAAGLADDDPIVGVGAAVRGYLDCADLEDCAVAEQASPIAHVDGTEPPFLIAHSAGERVALSQSQDFAEALDAAGASVDFVLVPGTRHSIAMLDDSLRRTVVDFLHEQLDAPAEQTLSLEPATQTEPAAAPAS
- a CDS encoding PLP-dependent aminotransferase family protein → MARAARHPPAYLALADRIRLLSIDGRIPTDSRLPAERELSARLGVSRTTVAAAYRELRDSGYLVSVRGSGSATRLPGAAVHAVPTLAPDFVDFTKAALPAVPELAEAYARAARLAPEYFEDGSYDTVGLPLLRRAIAERYTRRGLRTEPGQIMVTIGAQHAIALVARTLLARGDRALIEAPTYPHAYEALRLAGARLVPVNVDGADGWDGEGLIAAIRGTSPTLAYLMPDFHNPTGRSMAVDLRERAIAAAARQGTLIIADETTAELDIDRRMSPLPFASYGPEGTVISIGSVGKTLWGGIRIGWIRAERSVVRKLVAARSAGDLGSPIVEQLLVADMLGRMDGVLELRREQLRAGRDHLEAALARAIPEWSVPRVSGGLSTWVGLGRPASSQLALAARTSGLLITAGPRFGIDGAFERFLRIPIGYSPEITDRAVDALAVAWSQVARHPAADTGYLADVV
- a CDS encoding efflux RND transporter permease subunit; translated protein: MHLLAVLSMKNRALIALVTVVIAVFGGVALTGLKQELAPSISFPQLAVISSYPGAAPEVVNDDVSTPIETAIQGVPGLETTSATSSTNSSLISASFAYGTDLATAEQKILQAINRIKSTLPDGVDPQVVTGSFDDLPVLQLAVSSDGDAKALADRLRTSVIPDLEKVDGVREVALVGESAQRVTITPDDAALNAAGLSTADIRTALQQNGVLVAGGEITQDGSTFSVQSGVKLDSTDAIAALPLIRSAGASAAAGIQVGGALAPTPAPTLGSVATVAVTDAPITSISRVNGQPALTLSITKLPAANTVEVSTGVTALLPDLEASLGENATFTSVFDQAPYIQDSIESLAQEGALGLVFAVLVILLFLLSVRSTLVTAISIPTSVLITFIGLQTAGYTLNILTLGALTIAIGRVVDDSIVVIENIKRHLDAGEERAATIAVAVREVAGAITASTITTVAVFLPISFVGGTTGELFRPFALTVSIALLASLLVALTIVPVLAYWFLRPSKRPGVREAAQAALAEERGAAGETVVPAPEAEPEHARHSARATPRRAAGLQRVYGPVIAWTLQHSVATVLLALLVLVGTGALYPLMKTNFLGASGQNTFTVTQTVPDGQSLDAQDATAQQASAAILEVGGVQTVQLSIGSAGGGLQSAFGGGGGGTSIRYSVTTDESADQETVQADVRTALGSVASADDISVAASSGFGASSNIEVDLSTASQSDLQSANDALLTALRGTDGISQAESNLSSSLPYIAVRVDRAAAADAGLTEVAVGTLVSQALQPTQTGSVVIDDRTLSVYLADAQPPATLDELSALEIPTRTGTVPLSSLAVVERTDGPASITTERGQRTATITVTPEGDDLASANVAVQSAIDDTELPAGVSASLGGVTADQSDAFSQLGIALLVAILIVYVVMVATFRSLLQPLLLLVSVPFAATGAILLQVLTGVPLGVPSLIGVLMLIGIVVTNAIVLIDLVNQYRERGMPVREALLHGTERRLRPILMTALATIFALLPMALGITGHGGFISQPLAIVVIGGLVSSTVLTLVVLPVVYNLVEGYRERRRAARAGEASA
- a CDS encoding Dabb family protein, with product MSDTGFSTPAVETTAAEVVAAAPETIGSRWTSGPDRAARAIAEVGPERFVAADYRPGTIRHIVLFRFRPTALVAEVDGVIASFLALGEECLRDGRPYIVSIENGPQLSTEGAGEGFDRAFLLTFASEGDLNYYIGRPAVDGPGLFDPAHDAFKGLVGPLLDTAGVVAFDFRPEPFDAGALAG
- a CDS encoding NUDIX hydrolase; its protein translation is MATPDFILRLRERVGTELLWLTGVTAVIVREEPVRQVLLVRRADTGAWTAVTGVIDPGETVTGTARREALEEAGVEIEVERVVWLHTLPPMEYPNGDRAQYLDHVLRARYLSGEAHVADDESSEVGWFAPDALPPMSADHRERISRALSDETACAFD